A stretch of Pseudoclavibacter chungangensis DNA encodes these proteins:
- a CDS encoding lipopolysaccharide biosynthesis protein, whose amino-acid sequence MRWVAFSSVFAGLTGYLVIFLATSTLGAERFQVFNVFWGLFFMVYGSLQGLMHETTRGVRQALARQSAEDDPTAEDLLTEPLRDSERAPEPHERVRPFRVSFAFGAVAAGLMLASSPLWAPIVLEPSHTALGIALLTVATGLAAVQAVFCGLVSGAGRWRMFGIFLTVEAFLRVLVALVAVMLADPIAGFMYATIAGIVMTPLTLAVSPAARRLIELRGDVRTREFVRRSLHAILAASAAAILVVGFPVLISAARPNADPVVIGNLLAAVTLTRAPVLTPITSFQNAIVVYFVDRVARGRRVVWVPVAIVLAVASIGAVLAWLIGPPIIQFMGPDFRVGGILLAALTFAAGFTGALYITGSAVLARERHGVYVTGWLLASAIALLLLVLVPGDAVATVLALMVGPVVGVLFHIFVGMRPGVGDAPAAPASGAAEELDPAPDGVTPER is encoded by the coding sequence ATGCGCTGGGTCGCTTTCTCCTCCGTCTTCGCCGGGCTGACGGGGTACCTCGTCATCTTCCTGGCGACGTCGACGCTGGGTGCCGAGCGCTTCCAGGTCTTCAACGTCTTCTGGGGCCTGTTCTTCATGGTGTACGGGTCCCTGCAGGGACTCATGCACGAGACCACGCGCGGCGTGCGTCAGGCGCTCGCGCGGCAATCGGCAGAGGACGATCCGACCGCCGAGGACCTCCTGACGGAGCCGCTGCGCGACAGCGAGCGCGCGCCGGAGCCCCACGAGCGGGTGCGCCCGTTCCGGGTCTCCTTCGCGTTCGGTGCGGTCGCGGCGGGGCTCATGCTCGCATCGAGTCCGCTCTGGGCCCCGATCGTGCTCGAGCCCTCGCACACGGCACTCGGCATCGCGCTGCTCACCGTCGCGACGGGGCTCGCCGCCGTGCAGGCGGTCTTCTGCGGTCTCGTGTCCGGGGCCGGCCGCTGGCGCATGTTTGGCATCTTCCTCACGGTCGAGGCGTTCCTGCGCGTTCTCGTCGCACTCGTCGCCGTCATGCTCGCGGACCCGATCGCGGGCTTCATGTACGCGACGATCGCCGGCATCGTCATGACGCCGCTGACGCTCGCCGTGAGCCCCGCGGCGAGGCGCCTGATCGAGCTGCGCGGCGACGTCCGCACGCGAGAGTTCGTTCGCCGGAGCCTCCATGCGATCCTCGCCGCGAGCGCGGCGGCGATCCTCGTCGTCGGGTTCCCGGTCCTCATCTCCGCGGCACGCCCGAACGCGGACCCGGTCGTGATCGGCAACCTTCTCGCGGCGGTGACCCTCACGCGGGCGCCGGTGCTGACGCCGATCACGTCGTTCCAGAACGCGATCGTCGTCTACTTCGTCGATCGGGTCGCCCGTGGACGCCGCGTGGTGTGGGTGCCCGTCGCCATCGTCCTCGCGGTCGCGTCCATCGGGGCGGTTCTCGCGTGGCTCATCGGTCCGCCGATCATCCAGTTCATGGGGCCCGACTTCCGCGTCGGGGGGATCCTGCTCGCGGCGCTCACGTTCGCGGCCGGGTTCACGGGTGCGCTCTACATCACGGGCTCCGCCGTCCTCGCGCGGGAGCGGCACGGTGTCTACGTGACGGGCTGGCTGTTGGCGTCGGCGATCGCGCTGCTCCTCCTCGTGCTCGTGCCGGGTGACGCGGTGGCGACGGTGCTCGCCCTGATGGTCGGGCCGGTCGTCGGCGTGCTGTTCCACATCTTCGTCGGGATGCGCCCGGGGGTCGGCGACGCGCCCGCCGCGCCGGCGTCCGGTGCCGCCGAGGAGCTCGATCCCGCTCCGGACGGCGTCACGCCGGAGCGCTGA
- a CDS encoding thiamine pyrophosphate-binding protein, which yields MPSIADRLATTIAAHTSDVFGLMGNGNAYLIDAFRRLTDVRFTAVRHETATVASADAYHRVSRRLAVATTTYGAGFTNALTSLTEAAMARTPVLVVVGDAPTSGARPWDVEQSALGTTVGVRSVVVTAAAPGRAALDAIRYALEHRTPVLLELPYDLPALDAPDEDLDLTERPARAPVAIDVERTDDAARALLSARRPLVLAGRGARGAAAELVALADRLGAASVSTAPARGTFGNRALDLGVCGGFASERTLARTRAADVVLVVGAGLNQFTTAFGTAFAPDARVIRIDDDAPAPNPIVTDEITGDARLAVERILAVIGDAGVGQAHVAADGAVPAAAVDDTAPGTRLDREQGEERAADGRLDPRSLSIALDALLPTDRLVVSDGGHFIGWANMYFRLPSPDSITLVGTAFQSIGLGFASAPGAAAAAPERTLVVVTGDGGGLMALADLDSVVRSARSAVVVVFNDAAYTAEVTQYGTLGLDEGPMRIDEVDFAAIGRGVGAEGAVVRSLDDLDALRAWQDAGARGTFVLDCRVSGAVIAPYQREIMERLHAAARRID from the coding sequence ATGCCCTCCATCGCCGACCGACTCGCCACGACCATCGCCGCCCACACGAGCGACGTGTTCGGGCTCATGGGCAACGGCAACGCCTACCTCATCGACGCGTTCCGGCGCCTGACCGACGTCCGGTTCACCGCCGTGCGGCACGAGACCGCGACCGTCGCATCGGCCGACGCCTACCACCGCGTGTCCCGACGGCTCGCCGTCGCGACCACGACGTACGGCGCCGGCTTCACGAACGCCCTCACGTCCCTCACCGAGGCCGCGATGGCGCGGACGCCGGTGCTCGTCGTCGTCGGTGACGCGCCGACGAGCGGCGCCCGACCGTGGGACGTCGAGCAGTCCGCCCTCGGCACCACGGTCGGCGTGCGCTCGGTCGTCGTGACGGCGGCGGCGCCTGGCCGTGCCGCGCTCGACGCCATCCGGTACGCGCTCGAGCACCGGACGCCGGTCCTCCTCGAGCTCCCGTACGATCTCCCCGCGCTCGACGCGCCCGACGAAGATCTCGACCTCACCGAGCGACCGGCCCGTGCGCCGGTCGCGATCGACGTCGAGCGCACCGATGACGCCGCCCGTGCACTGCTCTCGGCGCGGCGGCCGCTCGTACTGGCGGGACGCGGCGCGCGGGGCGCGGCCGCCGAACTCGTCGCCCTCGCCGACCGACTCGGTGCGGCGAGCGTCTCGACGGCGCCCGCACGCGGGACGTTCGGCAATCGTGCGCTCGACCTCGGGGTGTGCGGTGGCTTCGCATCGGAGCGAACGCTCGCCCGCACGCGCGCCGCGGACGTCGTGCTCGTCGTGGGTGCGGGGCTCAACCAGTTCACGACGGCCTTCGGCACGGCCTTCGCCCCCGACGCGCGGGTCATCCGGATCGACGACGACGCACCGGCACCGAACCCGATCGTGACGGACGAGATCACGGGCGATGCACGCCTCGCGGTCGAACGGATCCTCGCGGTGATCGGTGACGCGGGCGTCGGGCAGGCACACGTCGCCGCCGACGGTGCGGTGCCGGCCGCAGCGGTCGACGACACGGCACCCGGCACCCGACTCGATCGCGAGCAGGGCGAGGAGCGCGCCGCGGACGGTCGACTCGACCCGCGCAGCCTCTCGATCGCGCTCGACGCGCTCCTGCCGACCGACCGACTCGTCGTCTCCGACGGCGGCCACTTCATCGGCTGGGCGAACATGTACTTCCGGCTGCCCTCGCCCGACAGCATCACGCTCGTCGGCACGGCCTTCCAGTCGATCGGCCTCGGATTCGCGAGCGCTCCCGGCGCCGCCGCGGCCGCGCCCGAACGCACGCTCGTCGTCGTCACGGGTGACGGCGGCGGACTCATGGCACTCGCCGACCTCGACTCGGTCGTCCGCTCGGCGCGCAGCGCGGTCGTCGTCGTGTTCAACGACGCGGCCTACACGGCCGAGGTCACGCAGTACGGCACGCTCGGACTCGACGAGGGACCGATGCGCATCGACGAGGTCGATTTCGCCGCGATCGGACGCGGAGTGGGCGCCGAGGGCGCGGTCGTCCGTTCACTCGACGACCTCGATGCCCTCCGCGCGTGGCAGGACGCCGGGGCCCGGGGCACGTTCGTGCTCGACTGCCGTGTCTCCGGTGCCGTGATCGCGCCGTACCAGCGCGAGATCATGGAGCGACTCCACGCGGCGGCCCGCCGGATCGACTGA
- a CDS encoding glutamate--cysteine ligase, with protein sequence MDFARSRRSTLGVEWELCLVDPDTRELAPAGLAIVEQASNPHVVGEFMRNTIELVTGVHETVPSAVAELRRLRDAILPIARAEGVVPIGPGTHPFSPWRAQELCPSPRYAEVAERSGDWGRQLAIWGVHAHVGVERADKVVPIMHGVLAAYPLIHAIAASSPYWEGHDTRFASHRAMLFQQLPTGGLPPELDDWSTYERVAADYLHTGIVDQLNELRWDVRPAPNLGTVEIRIADGATRLDDLGAVVALCQVIAEATSRRLDAGLGAGRLPSWYVRENKWRASRYGLEAIIIENEAGDERLVTDVLADRLVEWAPIAEELGCAAELASIAALVERSSSADRQRAAASRSNGDLRAVVDHLAEEVHLG encoded by the coding sequence ATGGACTTCGCGCGCTCCCGCCGATCGACGCTCGGCGTGGAATGGGAACTCTGTCTGGTCGACCCGGACACTCGGGAGCTCGCGCCCGCCGGACTCGCGATCGTGGAACAGGCCTCGAACCCGCATGTCGTGGGCGAGTTCATGCGCAACACGATCGAACTCGTGACGGGTGTGCACGAGACGGTTCCGAGCGCGGTCGCCGAGCTGCGCCGCCTGCGCGACGCGATCCTCCCCATCGCCCGCGCGGAGGGCGTCGTGCCCATCGGCCCCGGCACCCACCCCTTCTCACCGTGGCGCGCGCAGGAGCTGTGCCCGTCGCCCCGGTACGCGGAGGTCGCCGAGCGCTCGGGCGATTGGGGGCGGCAGCTCGCGATCTGGGGGGTTCACGCACACGTCGGTGTGGAGCGGGCCGACAAGGTCGTGCCGATCATGCACGGCGTGCTCGCCGCGTATCCCCTCATCCACGCGATCGCGGCGTCGAGTCCGTACTGGGAGGGCCACGACACGCGCTTCGCCTCGCACCGGGCGATGCTGTTCCAACAGCTCCCGACGGGCGGACTGCCACCCGAGCTCGACGACTGGTCGACCTACGAGCGTGTGGCCGCGGACTACCTGCACACGGGCATCGTCGATCAGCTCAACGAGCTGCGCTGGGACGTCCGCCCCGCACCGAACCTCGGCACCGTCGAGATCCGGATCGCCGACGGCGCAACGCGCCTCGACGATCTCGGGGCGGTCGTCGCGCTGTGCCAGGTGATCGCCGAGGCGACCTCGCGTCGGCTCGATGCCGGGCTCGGAGCGGGACGCCTGCCGAGCTGGTACGTGCGCGAGAACAAGTGGCGTGCCTCCCGCTACGGGCTCGAGGCGATCATCATCGAGAACGAGGCGGGCGACGAGCGTCTCGTGACGGACGTCCTCGCCGACCGGCTCGTCGAGTGGGCGCCCATCGCCGAGGAACTCGGCTGCGCGGCCGAGCTGGCGTCGATCGCGGCGCTCGTCGAGCGCAGCTCGAGCGCCGACCGGCAGCGCGCCGCGGCGTCGCGATCGAACGGCGATCTGCGCGCCGTCGTCGACCACCTCGCGGAGGAGGTCCACCTGGGCTGA
- a CDS encoding DUF2469 domain-containing protein, giving the protein MDDDTFDDYERDLELALFKEYRDVAGQFRYVIETERRFYLANAVELQRRDTEHDFYFELTMSDVWVWDIYRSNRFVKQVRVLTFKDVNVEELASKEFELPTELALDE; this is encoded by the coding sequence ATGGACGACGACACCTTCGACGACTACGAGCGCGATCTCGAACTGGCGCTCTTCAAGGAGTACCGCGACGTCGCGGGCCAGTTCCGCTACGTCATCGAGACCGAGCGCCGGTTCTATCTCGCGAACGCCGTCGAGTTGCAGCGCCGCGACACGGAACACGACTTCTACTTCGAGTTGACGATGTCGGACGTATGGGTGTGGGACATCTACCGCTCCAACCGCTTCGTCAAGCAGGTGCGCGTGCTGACGTTCAAGGACGTCAACGTCGAGGAGCTCGCATCGAAGGAGTTCGAGCTGCCGACGGAACTCGCGCTCGACGAGTAG
- the rpsP gene encoding 30S ribosomal protein S16, with protein sequence MSVKIRLKRLGKIRAPFYRIVVADSRTKRDGRVIEEIGKYHPTEHPSFIEVDSERAQYWLGVGAQPSEAVLALLKLTGDWGTFTGEGSTENQVKAPEAKATFEAEVGKKPVLRPKSEKPAPAPATDEAAAEAPADEVEA encoded by the coding sequence GTGTCTGTCAAGATCCGTCTGAAGCGCCTGGGCAAGATCCGGGCCCCGTTCTACCGCATCGTCGTCGCCGACTCGCGCACCAAGCGCGACGGCCGCGTCATCGAGGAGATCGGCAAGTACCACCCCACCGAGCACCCCTCGTTCATCGAGGTCGACTCCGAGCGCGCGCAGTACTGGCTCGGCGTCGGTGCACAGCCGAGCGAGGCCGTCCTCGCGCTCCTCAAGCTCACGGGCGACTGGGGCACCTTCACGGGTGAGGGCTCGACCGAGAACCAGGTCAAGGCCCCCGAGGCGAAGGCCACGTTCGAGGCCGAGGTCGGCAAGAAGCCCGTCCTGCGCCCGAAGAGCGAGAAGCCGGCTCCGGCTCCCGCGACCGACGAGGCCGCCGCCGAGGCGCCCGCCGACGAGGTCGAGGCGTAG
- the rimM gene encoding ribosome maturation factor RimM (Essential for efficient processing of 16S rRNA) yields MSAKKAGITQLRVGRLTKAHGLKGALKLELFTDEPERRFVPGATFSLQVPADSPWHGKTIRFAELRWYNGQPVGFFEGVTDRSAAESLVRAILWVDQDDAEELEPDTWYDHQLAGLAVERDGVRLGTVKRIDHLPAQDLIVVTTDHGDVFVPFVSAIVPSVDLDAGTVTVTPPLGLFEDIPDDEPPGSAAWNDTEPPPAGRLGNADNA; encoded by the coding sequence GTGTCGGCCAAGAAGGCGGGAATCACCCAGCTCCGCGTCGGGCGCCTCACCAAGGCGCACGGACTCAAGGGCGCACTCAAGCTCGAACTGTTCACCGACGAACCGGAACGACGCTTCGTCCCGGGTGCCACGTTCTCGCTGCAGGTGCCCGCCGACAGCCCCTGGCACGGCAAGACCATCCGCTTCGCGGAACTGCGCTGGTACAACGGCCAGCCGGTCGGCTTCTTCGAGGGCGTCACCGACCGGAGCGCGGCCGAGTCGCTCGTGCGTGCGATCCTCTGGGTCGACCAGGACGACGCCGAGGAGCTCGAACCCGACACGTGGTACGACCACCAGCTCGCGGGACTCGCGGTCGAGCGCGACGGCGTCCGGCTCGGCACGGTCAAGCGGATCGACCACCTCCCGGCCCAGGACCTCATCGTCGTGACGACGGACCACGGTGACGTGTTCGTCCCCTTCGTGTCGGCGATCGTGCCGAGCGTCGACCTCGATGCGGGCACGGTGACCGTCACGCCGCCACTCGGCCTCTTCGAGGACATCCCGGACGACGAGCCGCCGGGATCCGCGGCATGGAACGACACGGAACCGCCGCCTGCTGGCAGACTGGGCAACGCCGACAACGCCTGA
- a CDS encoding RNA-binding protein, with product MLASALDHLVRGIVDHPDDVRVDRSDSSRGEVLEVHVHPEDLGRVIGRQGRTAKALRTVVAALADGRRVRVDVVDD from the coding sequence ATGCTCGCATCCGCGCTGGACCACCTCGTGCGAGGGATCGTCGATCACCCCGACGATGTCCGCGTGGACCGCAGCGACTCCTCGCGCGGCGAGGTCCTCGAGGTGCACGTGCACCCCGAGGACCTCGGCCGCGTGATCGGACGTCAGGGACGCACGGCGAAGGCACTCCGCACCGTCGTCGCGGCCCTCGCCGACGGCCGTCGCGTCCGCGTCGACGTGGTCGACGACTGA
- the lepB gene encoding signal peptidase I, which translates to MGQTDGSVSDADDAFGPSGTERGPGHPRARGAGRHRRRSAADAGASAELDATNPVHPDGRPGGTPLTLELLADDPVSTEASAPRRRRNPTLVFLRDVVVVIVLAVVISMLVKTFLIRPYYIPSASMSDTLVVNDRVLVNLLVPDLVAVNRGDVVVFIDPGGWLAPTSTPPKTPGQAIVDGALEAVGLKPEDSNNSLIKRVIGVPGDHVVCCNSYGQLVINDQAVSEPYVELGGNQAASGVAFDVTVPAESLWVMGDNRYNSEDSRFHQDLPTHGFVPMDNVVGRAIVLNWPLDRITILGNYPEVFAGVPSRDPNGSE; encoded by the coding sequence ATGGGCCAGACGGACGGATCCGTCTCGGACGCGGACGACGCGTTCGGCCCCTCGGGTACCGAACGGGGCCCCGGGCACCCTCGCGCTCGCGGTGCGGGGCGGCACCGTCGCCGCTCGGCCGCCGATGCGGGTGCCTCGGCCGAACTCGACGCGACCAACCCGGTGCATCCCGACGGACGCCCCGGCGGTACGCCCCTCACCCTCGAACTCCTCGCGGACGATCCGGTGAGCACCGAGGCGTCGGCGCCCCGGCGGCGCCGCAATCCCACGCTCGTCTTCCTTCGCGACGTCGTCGTCGTGATCGTGCTCGCGGTCGTCATCTCGATGCTCGTGAAGACGTTCCTCATCCGCCCGTACTACATCCCCTCGGCGTCGATGAGCGACACCCTCGTCGTGAACGACCGGGTGCTCGTCAATCTCCTCGTGCCCGATCTCGTCGCCGTCAATCGGGGTGATGTCGTCGTCTTCATCGATCCGGGTGGTTGGCTCGCGCCGACCTCGACGCCGCCGAAGACGCCGGGGCAGGCGATCGTCGACGGTGCCCTCGAGGCGGTCGGGCTCAAACCCGAGGACTCGAACAACAGCCTCATCAAGCGCGTCATCGGCGTGCCGGGCGACCACGTCGTGTGCTGCAACAGCTACGGGCAGCTCGTCATCAACGACCAGGCCGTCTCGGAGCCGTACGTGGAACTCGGCGGGAACCAGGCGGCCTCGGGCGTCGCGTTCGACGTGACGGTGCCGGCGGAGTCGCTCTGGGTCATGGGCGACAATCGCTACAACTCGGAGGACTCCCGCTTCCATCAGGATCTGCCGACGCACGGCTTCGTGCCGATGGACAACGTCGTCGGGCGTGCGATCGTGCTCAACTGGCCGCTCGATCGCATCACGATCCTCGGGAACTATCCCGAGGTGTTCGCGGGGGTGCCGTCGCGGGATCCGAACGGCTCCGAGTGA
- the trmD gene encoding tRNA (guanosine(37)-N1)-methyltransferase TrmD, whose translation MRVDIVTIFPDYFSVLDLSLLGKARSHGLIDVRVHDLRDATTDRHRTVDDTPYGGGAGMVMTPEPWGRTLDAILGATAPDPLASPGVDGVAADDAPTDVAAPGVPSLVSHDDRERPLVVFPSPAGAPFTQATARRYAAESHIVFGCGRYEGIDHRVFEDTARRARVELVSLGDYVLNGGEVAVLAMVEAFGRLLPGVVGNPESLVEESHEDGLLEYPSYTKPATWRGLEVPAVLLSGHHARVAEWRHEQQIERTRAVRPDLLAGRADAAE comes from the coding sequence ATGCGCGTCGACATCGTCACGATCTTCCCCGACTACTTCTCGGTGCTCGACCTGTCCCTCCTGGGGAAGGCCCGCTCGCACGGGCTCATCGACGTGCGCGTGCACGACCTCCGCGACGCGACGACCGACCGGCACCGGACGGTGGACGACACGCCGTACGGCGGGGGAGCGGGGATGGTCATGACGCCCGAGCCGTGGGGGCGGACGCTCGATGCGATCCTCGGCGCGACGGCACCCGATCCGCTCGCGTCCCCGGGCGTCGACGGGGTGGCGGCGGATGACGCACCGACGGACGTGGCTGCCCCGGGCGTCCCCTCGCTCGTCTCCCACGACGACCGAGAGCGCCCGCTCGTCGTCTTCCCGTCGCCCGCGGGGGCACCGTTCACGCAGGCCACGGCGCGACGGTACGCGGCCGAGTCGCACATCGTGTTCGGTTGCGGACGGTACGAGGGCATCGACCACCGCGTCTTCGAGGACACGGCGCGCCGCGCGCGCGTCGAGCTCGTCTCGCTCGGCGACTACGTCCTCAACGGCGGCGAGGTCGCCGTGCTCGCGATGGTCGAGGCGTTCGGGCGGCTCCTGCCCGGCGTCGTCGGCAACCCCGAATCACTCGTGGAGGAATCGCACGAGGACGGGCTGCTCGAGTACCCGAGCTACACGAAGCCGGCGACGTGGCGGGGACTCGAGGTGCCCGCCGTCCTGTTGAGCGGGCACCACGCCCGGGTCGCGGAGTGGCGGCACGAGCAGCAGATCGAACGGACACGCGCCGTGCGTCCCGACCTCCTCGCGGGGCGGGCCGACGCGGCGGAGTGA
- the map gene encoding type I methionyl aminopeptidase, with the protein MIELRTPSEIEAMRPAGRFVAEVLSTLRESTRVGTNLLEIDAQAHDMIRKRGAESCYLDYHPSFGNSPFGKVICTSVNDAVLHGLPHDYDLQDGDLLTLDFAVSVDGWVADSAISFNVGTARDDDQRLIRATEEALVAGIAQAREGNKLGDVSHAIGQVAKTAGYPVNVEFGGHGVGRTMHEAPSVPNRGRAKRGLPLKHGLVIAIEPWFLETTDTLVQDADGWTLRSADGSRGAHTEHTIAVTDGEPIILTARD; encoded by the coding sequence ATGATCGAGCTCCGCACCCCATCCGAGATCGAGGCCATGCGTCCCGCGGGTCGCTTCGTCGCCGAGGTCCTGTCGACGCTCCGGGAATCGACGCGAGTGGGAACGAACCTCCTCGAGATCGACGCGCAGGCGCACGACATGATCCGGAAGCGTGGCGCCGAGTCCTGCTACCTCGACTACCACCCGTCCTTCGGCAACTCGCCGTTCGGCAAGGTCATCTGCACGTCCGTGAACGATGCGGTGCTGCACGGCCTCCCCCACGACTACGACCTGCAGGACGGCGATCTGCTCACGCTCGACTTCGCGGTCTCGGTCGACGGTTGGGTGGCCGATTCGGCGATCTCCTTCAACGTCGGCACGGCACGGGACGACGACCAGCGGCTCATCCGCGCGACCGAGGAGGCCCTCGTCGCGGGGATCGCGCAGGCACGCGAGGGCAACAAGCTCGGCGACGTGTCGCACGCGATCGGTCAGGTCGCGAAAACGGCCGGCTACCCCGTGAACGTCGAATTCGGCGGCCACGGGGTCGGCCGCACGATGCACGAGGCGCCGTCCGTCCCGAACCGCGGGCGCGCGAAGCGTGGTCTCCCGCTCAAGCACGGCCTCGTGATCGCGATCGAGCCGTGGTTCCTCGAGACGACCGACACGCTCGTCCAGGACGCCGACGGTTGGACGCTGCGCTCGGCCGACGGCTCGCGCGGCGCGCACACCGAACACACGATCGCCGTCACCGACGGCGAGCCGATCATCCTCACGGCGCGGGACTGA
- the rplS gene encoding 50S ribosomal protein L19, which produces MTNLIDEIDAASLRDDIPNFRPGDTVKVHVNIVEGNRSRVQVFQGAVIGRQGDGVRETFTVRKVSFQVGVERTFPVHSPIIEKLEVVSRGDVRRAKLYYLRGRRGKAAKIREKRES; this is translated from the coding sequence ATGACCAACCTCATCGACGAGATCGACGCGGCTTCGCTTCGCGACGACATCCCCAACTTCCGCCCCGGTGACACCGTCAAGGTGCACGTCAACATCGTCGAGGGCAACCGCTCGCGTGTCCAGGTGTTCCAGGGCGCGGTCATCGGCCGCCAGGGCGACGGCGTGCGCGAGACCTTCACGGTCCGCAAGGTGAGCTTCCAGGTCGGCGTCGAGCGTACGTTCCCCGTGCACTCCCCGATCATCGAGAAGCTCGAGGTCGTCTCCCGCGGCGACGTGCGCCGCGCGAAGCTGTACTACCTGCGTGGCCGTCGCGGCAAGGCCGCGAAGATCCGCGAGAAGCGCGAGTCCTGA
- a CDS encoding ribonuclease HII: protein MTVAEPTLELERALLEVPGTDVVIGVDEVGRGALAGPVMVGACAVRRAQVEAGFPAGLRDSKLLSAKRREAIAPAVREWAFACGVGSATAREIDENGITACLALAATRALGVLFSLGVEVGGALVVLDGSHDWLGPSLRNPVRIMVRPKADRDCASVSGASVIAKVNRDGIMSGAHTTDETLEAYGWAANKGYGSAAHLAAIDRLGPSAWHRRTWLHGRGDDVAAPAGPPANA, encoded by the coding sequence GTGACGGTCGCGGAGCCGACCCTCGAGCTCGAACGTGCCCTGCTCGAGGTACCGGGAACGGACGTCGTCATCGGTGTCGACGAGGTCGGCCGAGGGGCGCTCGCGGGCCCCGTCATGGTCGGGGCGTGCGCGGTGCGCCGTGCACAGGTCGAGGCCGGATTCCCCGCGGGCCTGCGCGACTCCAAGCTGTTGAGTGCCAAGCGCCGGGAGGCCATCGCGCCCGCGGTGCGGGAGTGGGCGTTCGCGTGCGGTGTCGGCTCGGCGACCGCGCGGGAGATCGACGAGAACGGCATCACCGCGTGTCTCGCGCTCGCCGCGACGCGCGCGCTGGGCGTACTGTTCTCGCTCGGGGTCGAGGTCGGCGGTGCGCTCGTCGTGCTCGACGGGAGCCACGACTGGCTCGGTCCGTCGCTGCGGAACCCGGTGCGGATCATGGTGCGCCCGAAGGCGGACCGCGATTGCGCGAGCGTGTCCGGTGCATCGGTCATCGCGAAGGTGAATCGTGACGGCATCATGTCCGGCGCGCACACGACGGACGAGACGCTCGAGGCGTACGGCTGGGCGGCGAACAAGGGGTACGGGTCCGCGGCGCACCTCGCGGCGATCGATCGGTTGGGGCCGAGCGCCTGGCACCGGCGGACGTGGCTGCACGGTCGTGGAGATGACGTGGCGGCGCCCGCCGGACCACCGGCGAACGCCTAG
- a CDS encoding LPXTG cell wall anchor domain-containing protein, whose protein sequence is MQLSLIALADVLATTGGQFNPWPFVIGAIVLVVLGGAALLFLRRKKPANDGAATDATPDTDASTSENDSLN, encoded by the coding sequence GTGCAGCTTTCACTCATCGCCCTCGCCGACGTCCTCGCGACGACCGGCGGTCAGTTCAACCCGTGGCCCTTCGTCATCGGCGCCATCGTGCTCGTCGTCCTCGGCGGCGCCGCGCTCCTCTTCCTCCGCCGCAAGAAGCCCGCGAACGACGGCGCGGCCACCGACGCGACGCCCGACACCGACGCGAGCACGAGCGAGAACGACTCGCTCAACTGA